In one Plasmodium vivax chromosome 4, whole genome shotgun sequence genomic region, the following are encoded:
- a CDS encoding variable surface protein Vir12-related (encoded by transcript PVX_002485A) — protein MTTPKRAEWETLFKDFPAQKQYKIFEESSNICYNRSYCDDLNIPDPTKKRELINLCKKIACRYTNLPYIVRSEKKYSDRCSYFIHWAQDVIRKHFKVDLASSYYYHFIFKLIDVAREISWEDLKSPPCQRLFDSDFKHWEVEKDIHDYFKNVDTLSKKIDTDVDKRNSYLEYLTYIKRLYENNYRECCDPYDISYSNCPNYFVCNPNFHPNELIAKINPDTQVRRVTVKLDQEEAPHYKENQLDTILVIKVRIVQLVRHTIINRIHVKLQKDLALK, from the exons ATGACAACCCCAAAGAGAGCAGAATGG GAGACTCTTTTTAAAGATTTTCCCGCCCAAAagcaatataaaatttttgaagaaagttctaatatttgttataatagGTCCTACTGTGACGATTTAAATATTCCCGATCCAACTAAAAAAAGAGAACTTATAAATCTTTGTAAAAAGATAGCATGCAGATATACAAATTTACCTTATATTGTTCGTtcagagaaaaaatattccgATCGCTGTTCATATTTCATTCATTGGGCACAAGATGTAATtagaaaacattttaaagtcGATTTAGCCAGTAGTTATTACtatcatttcatttttaaacttATCGATGTAGCTCGTGAAATAAGTTGGGAAGATTTAAAATCCCCTCCTTGTCAACGTTTATTTGATAGTGATTTTAAACATTGGGAAGTTGAAAAAGATATtcatgattattttaaaaacgtagATAccttatcaaaaaaaattgatactGATGTTGATAAACGCAATTCCTACCTAGAATATTTAACTTATATTAAAcgtttatatgaaaataactACAGAGAATGTTGCGATCCGTATGATATTTCATATAGTAATTGTCCTAATTACTTTGTATGTAATCCAAATTTCCATCCGAATGAATTGATAGCTAAAATAAACCCCGATACTCAAGTTAGAAGAGTTACA GTCAAACTGGATCAAGAGGAGGCTCCACATTACAAGGAAAATCAGCTAGATACAATACTCGTAATCAAGGTGCGTATTGTCCAACTGGTACGACATACGATTATAAATCGCATACATGTAAAACTCCAGAAGGACTTAGCTTTAAAGTAG
- a CDS encoding variable surface protein Vir7-like (encoded by transcript PVX_002495A), with translation MARILQDDLEKLPSNLIFYDKFNKGWDRCSHFPSSGEIKDKLKEYADIENYSDNIVKAMCYVSKMEKSDPFYDERCYFLYYWIGDILSNKLEDDISFSNIMNTIYKELQKFNVENKCNIIYSDIGKNFFKQRKIVYDYSQNYETIKRYFRDYGKSCSQEYYYYVEKIVSTYNIVHDNCENTSDTYCDELKTMFDKYNHQDLSKLKCTLVQHVPKPVAGESDQVQSFGQGSLRGHPLPEQPSNDRALQEETASGFFPTPGEKVLPSADEASPRGSNIFMSSAVPVMGVSFAGFVLHKSRRINNGEQMNVGYHSVQYPSHYSGTHS, from the exons atggcaagAATACTTCag GAtgatttggaaaaattaccttcaaatttaattttctatGATAAATTCAATAAAGGCTGGGATCGATGTAgtcattttccttcttccggAGAAATAaaggataaattaaaagaatatgCTGATATTGAAAATTATTCCGATAATATTGTAAAAGCTATGTGTTATGTATCTAAAATGGAGAAAAGCGATCCATTCTATGACGAACgttgttattttttgtattattggATAGGAGATATATTATCTAACAAATTAGAAGATgatatttcattttcaaacATTATGAACACGATCTACAAAGAATTGCAGAAGTTTAATgttgaaaataaatgtaacattatatattctGATATtggcaaaaattttttcaaacaaaGGAAAATAGTATATGATTACTCTCAAAACTATGAAACTATAAAACGATATTTTCGGGATTATGGTAAATCTTGTAGTCaagaatattattattacgttgaaaaaattgtttcaacatataatattgtaCATGACAATTGTGAAAACACTTCTGATACATATTGTGACGAATTAAAAACTATGTTTGATAAATACAATCATCAGGATCTATCAAAATTGAAATGTACTTTAGTACAACATGTACCAAAACCTGTAGCAGGTGAAAGTGATCAAGTTCAGTCATTTGGACAAGGATCTTTAAGAGGTCATCCATTACCAGAACAGCCATCAAATGATCGTGCATTACAAGAAGAAACTGCATCCGGATTTTTTCCTACACCAGGAGAAAAAGTATTACCTTCAGCTGATGAAGCCTCTCCTAGAGGCtccaacatttttatgtcttCCGCTGTCCCAGTAATGGGAGTTTCATTTGCTGGTTTTGTTTTACATAAA TCTAGAAGAATAAATAATGGAGAACAAATGAATGTAGGTTATCATAGCGTGCAATATCCCTCACATTATAGTGGCACGCACTCTTGA
- a CDS encoding variable surface protein Vir12-related (encoded by transcript PVX_002490A) codes for MFLIFQKAILKKLPAYETYEIFENIANSSDYNSKCKSLESTGNKAKELCEKYAKNLEYTCTSGTTTTTGKSISVPEAKVNCLLLKYWLFYEIKKLSVKEPKNKNLDTIIHTIYYLQFEINKKENQFYCFNDIYEYLHKWEDEKYLYEYFKNFPKIESFDITKNTECKAYKKYINHVKTYYDKKKKNELCCKDNYFKCSDYFNCDPKYNPEKILNKISRTNTTAEGASVSGSTPNSDKAKEIPKTRIENHRCIVRRNPEDPHLAYLSCFNVPTVYKDVDDYFPATNIPTGETGDNSEGKNASSSKAQAREANASDLSREGEGATNPGSSSEGSPHSKNPVEKSEEGSSDSSPKVNILDKVKSLLGLGKYIRNIIDREYPLFIRENKTTIENGSSHTYITPSWKKVQIENTEENYDLLKSSDNFFNTKPFKSIMTAILTFGVIFVFFIYYKVSKIHPFEIVFKQKV; via the exons atgtttttaatttttcagaaagctatattaaaaaaacttccTGCATATGAAACATACGAAATTTTCGAAAACATTGCGAATTCTAGTGATTATAATAGCAAGTGTAAATCATTAGAATCCACTGGAAACAAAGCAAAAGAActatgtgaaaaatatgcaaagaaTTTAGaatatacat GTACTTCTGgaactactactactactggAAAAAGTATTAGTGTACCTGAAGCTAAAGTCAATTGTTTATTACTTAAATATTGGTTATtttacgaaataaaaaaactaagTGTTAAAGAACCAAAAAACAAGAATCTGGATACGATTATTCatacaatttattatttacaattcgaaattaataaaaaagaaaatcagTTTTATTGCtttaatgatatatatgaatatctTCACAAGTGGGAGGACGAAAAGTATttgtatgaatattttaagaatttCCCTAAAATCGAAAGTTTTGATATAACTAAAAATACTGAATGCAAAGcttataagaaatatattaatcatGTTAAAAcctattatgataaaaaaaaaaaaaacgaattatgCTGCAAAGataattatttcaaatgtagtgattattttaattgtGACCCTAAATACAATCccgaaaaaattttaaataaaataagtagAACAAATACTACAGCTGAGGGAGCATCTGTCTCTGGATCAACGCCAAATAGTGACAAGGCCAAAGAAATACCTAAAACACGAATTGAAAATCACAGATGTATTGTGAGACGTAATCCTGAAGATCCTCACCTTGCATACTTATCATGCTTTAACGTACCAACGGTGTATAAAGATGTTGACGATTATTTTCCAGCAACAAATATACCTACGGGAGAGACAGGAGACAACtctgaaggaaaaaatgcatcgTCATCAAAGGCTCAGGCACGTGAAGCAAATGCATCTGATCTATCGAGAGAAGGGGAAGGTGCTACAAATCCAGGATCATCAAGTGAAGGCTCCCCACACTCCAAAAATCCAGtagaaaaaagtgaagagggTAGCTCTGATTCTTCACCAAAAGTTAACATTTTAGATAAAGTCAAAAGTTTATTGGGATTAGGTAAATacataagaaatataatagaTAGAGAATACCCTCTTTTTATAcgagaaaataaaaccacAATAGAAAATGGTAGTAgtcatacatatataacacCATCCTGGAAAAAAGTTCAAATTGAAAATACAGAAGAAAATTATGATTTATTAAAATCTtcagataattttttcaataccAAGCCTTTTAAGTCAATTATGACAGCTATTTTAACATTTGGAGtaatttttgtgtttttcatttattacaAAGTGAGTAAAA ttcACCCCTTTGAGATCGTGTTTAAGCAGAaggtttga
- a CDS encoding variable surface protein Vir12/24-related (encoded by transcript PVX_002480A) — protein MSESNVVEDVLELLAQDTKFTAESHLFRFYNKLNTFYEKQEKSRVCNEKNNIDIQLCRVTKEIMNNWDDGILNLFNSHDINKPKLCDYTFYWLYGKLVEHNFNFERINSVYSELSSFMENKCFKKNDENFHIKKVYDLKALKNKKELYDFVEYYKIFKDKWNDGNGDNKNKYCKYTKYILEVFKEMGKKKCSSIYEYEIKHFEKEIIDNGQEFLLKLKKCPDVEFDQELFKKNEVPCIKGNEQTNISENVLGELSSYDIYKKLNNEDSINNYDSYCTNIGTTGGNTSDVKKLCQKIVRNLINMYEIQDKEKRNECCLYFNYWLHDQIKSIFGTNLDNNNYKSHAPKLLELQFPINNKLSRHDCYYSFNNKLDEWEEIMYLLYYFKNYNTFSSITPEEEKRDKYCVYFTKIKNLFEKHINYCCTCFTNPSKYCVNYCPKYFECEEKYYPIDLIAKLSCAGDVPTESAETLFKSVTVDHKAYLLSNQPNKPQKSKSIESSEPIESSKSIKSSEPDEPDEPDEPNENDTSLKDIFHELTSDPFNLFGMGGLSFVAISLLFFVFYKFTPIGSSMNRKSARQQKFNQSIHYNNMQQELVYDSEPQNMNPRKKRISIAYQAD, from the exons atgaGTGAAAGCAATGTAGTAGAGGATGTTCTAGAATTGTTAGCTCAGgat ACAAAATTTACGGCTGAATCACACTTGTTTAGGttctataataaattaaatactTTCTATGAAAAACAAGAGAAGTCTAGAGTatgtaatgaaaaaaacaatattgATATTCAACTTTGTCGTGTTACTAAAGAAATAATGAACAATTGGGATGATGGTATCttgaatttatttaattcacATGATATAAACAAACCTAAATTGTGTGATTATACATTCTATTGGTTATATGGCAAATTAGTGGAacacaattttaattttgagcGTATCAACTCAGTATACAGTGAATTATCTAGTtttatggaaaataaatgctttaaaaaaaatgacgaaaatttccatataaaaaaggtataCGATTTAAAAGCattaaagaataaaaaagaattatacgATTTTGtagaatattataaaatttttaaagataaATGGAACGATGGAAACggtgataataaaaataaatattgcaAATATACAAAGTACATCCTTGAAGTATTCAaggaaatggggaaaaaaaaatgttcatcaATATATGAGtatgaaataaaacatttcgaaaaagaaattatagaTAATGGTCAGGAATTTCtacttaaattaaaaaaatgccccgATGTAGAGTTTGATCAagagttatttaaaaaaaatgaagtaccGTGCATAAAAGGAAACGAACAGACTAATATATCA gaaaatgtcTTAGGAGAATTATCAtcatatgatatatataaaaaactcAATAATGAAGATAGTATAAATAACTATGATAGTTATTGTACAAACATAGGAACTACTGGAGGTAACACATCAGATGTTAAGAAATTGTGTCAAAAAATTGTAAGAAATTTGataaatatgtatgaaaTACAGGACAAGGAAAAACGTAACGAATGTTGTTTATATTTCAATTATTGGTTACATGatcaaataaaaagtatttttGGTACTAATCtagataataataattacaaaagCCATGCTCCTAAACTATTAGAATTACAATTTcctattaataataaattaagtAGGCATGACTGTTATTACagttttaataataaattggaTGAATGGGAAGAGATTATGTATTTGCTatattatttcaaaaattataacacCTTTTCATCTATTACACCTGAGGAGGAAAAACGTGACAAATATTGTGTTTATTTcactaaaattaaaaatttgtttgaAAAGCACATAAATTATTGCTGCACTTGCTTTACCAATCCAAGTAAATATTGTGTGAATTACTGtccaaaatattttgaatgcGAAGAAAAGTATTATCCGATCGATCTAATTGCGAAGCTATCATGTGCCGGAGATGTACCCACCGAAAGCGCAGAAACGTTGTTCAAATCGGTAACCGTTGACCATAAGGCTTACCTACTAAGTAATCAACCAAATAAAccccaaaaaagtaaatCAATCGAATCCAGTGAACCAATCGAATCAAGTAAATCAATCAAATCCAGTGAACCAGATGAACCAGATGAACCAGATGAAccaaatgaaaatgataCATCACTAAAAGACATATTTCATGAACTAACGTCTGACCCCTTTAATTTGTTCGGCATGGGTGGTCTTTCATTTGTTGCAATatctcttttgtttttcgttttctatAAG TTTACGCCCATAGGATCGTCGATGAATAGGAAGTCAGCAAGacaacaaaaatttaatcaaAGCATCCATTATAACAATATGCAACAAGAGTTAGTGTATGATTCAGAACCTCAAAATATGAATCCGCGTAAGAAACGAATCAGCATAGCTTATCAAGCGGATTGA